The genome window GTGGCTGGCGACAGCGCGGCGGCGCCCAATTCCCGCCAGACGCCTGCGGGGGTGTCGCCGCTTTCCAGCAGCAGGCTGGCCATGCGAAACAGGGATTCGCCCAGAATGCTGCCGCCGACGCTGGTGGTGAGCAGATCATTAATAGAGGGCTGGCTGGTTTCGCCGGCCATCTCCCACATCAGACTGCCGGCCGTGGTATAGCCCATGGACGACCAAAAGCCGTGGCCGGTGGAGCGGGCGGCACCGAAATAGATGGTGCCCCCATAGGGATGCAGAAACTGATTGATGGCAAAGGGGTCATTGTCATACGCCCAGCCGCGTTCCAAGTTGTTCTTGAACGAGCTGAAGTCCGAGTGGTAAACCTCGGAATCGAGAAAATGCCGATCATATTGGTTCATGGCGAGATTGAAACCCACCACCTCCAGGGCCGCGATCAGATCGCTGTTGGCCTTGCCCTCGCCCCAGCCGAGGACCACTTCCGTTTGTTGAGCTGCCATTGTTTCCGTTGGCACGCTATCGAACGGTCGCCCAGGCGGCGTCGCCTCTTCGGCCAGGGGCATGATCGGCATTGACACGAAAAGTGCCATAACGGCCGTGATAAATTTCCCGCGAGTCGATCTATTGCCTACACGGGCACGCATTTTTCCCAGGTGTTATTGCCGCGTCCGGCGTGACTGCCCGGGCCTTGTGTCTTTGCTCGGGGCCTCACTTGAGCGCGGCCTGCAAGGTGATCTCCACGCCCTTCAGGGCCTTTGATACCGGGCAATTGGTCTTGGCCGACTGGGCTAACTTTTCGAATTCCGCCGCCTCGAGTTTGGGTACCTGGGCCTGGGTGTCGAGTTCGATGCGGGTGATGGCATAGCCGTCCTCTTGTTGATCCAGCTGCACTCGGGCACGGGTATCGATGCGCTCCGGGGTATAGTGGGCCTGTTCCAACATCAAGGCCAGGGCCATGGAAAAGCAGCCGGCGTGGGCAGCTCCGATTAACTCCTCCGGATTGCTGCCCGACTCGCTTTCAAAACGTGAGGCGGCGGAATACCGGGTTTCAAAGGCCCCGCTTTCCACCTGCATTGTGCCTTGGCCAGATTTCAACCCACCCTTCCAGTGGGCCTGTGCGGTACGTGTGGACATCGTCTTCTCCTCCTTGGATTGGGATTCTCAAGCGCAGACCACCCAGTGGCTCGGCGATCACGGGCTAACATCAAGGCTAACAAAACGGGTTTTAGATTCATTGAGAACTATCAATCGCGCGTCAGGCGCAGTGGAGACGCGGCCGATCACCGCGTTTACGCCGCTTATACTGTACATGCCGAATCGCGCCGCTGACGCTATGCGCCTGTGCCGCGAGGCCGATAGCGTCGGCAGGCCCCGCGCTGTTTGCCCTTTACAGCCCGTCCTAGTATCTTCCGGACTCTAGCACTGTGAGTGATGATTTATGACCAAGCCTATGATTTGTCTGGGCTCCGCCTCGCCGCGGCGGGCCGAGTTGCTGGCTCAGATCGGCGTGTCCTTTAAAGTGGCGACGGCGGATATCGACGAGTCGCCGCAACCCGGCGAGGTGCCGGAAGTCTATGTGTTGAGGATGGCGCGGCATAAGGCCGCGGCGGTGTCGGCGCAACATCCAGACCTGCCGGTGCTGGCGGCCGACACCACGGTGGTGGTGGACGGCGAGATCCTGGGCAAGCCGCGCGACGCGGCCGACGGGCTGGCCATGCTGGAGCGCCTCTCGGGTCGCGCCCACCAGGTATTGACAGCGCTGGCCGTGGTTGAAGCGGGCGTGGCGGCGCGCCGCGCCAGCCGGCTTAACGTAAATAAGGTAGTATTCCGGGCCACGACGGCGGCGGAGCGCCTGGCCTATTGGCGCACCGGCGAAGCGGCGGACAAGGCCGGCGCCTATGCCATCCAAGGGCGTGCGGCGGCGTTCATCGAACATCTGGAAGGCAGCTTTTCGGCGGTGATGGGGCTGCCGCTGTTCGAGACCGCCCAACTGTTGGCGGAATTTGGAATCAATGTCTGTGATCACTGGTCTGACAACGGGGGCGAAGGCGCGTAGTTCATGTCGATAGAAATCCTGATGAATGTGACACCTCATGAGACCCGCGTGGCGGTGGTTGAGAACGGCGTGCTGCAAGAGGTGATTATCGAGCGCGAGCGTCGCCGCGGCCTGGTGGGTAATATATATAAAGGTAAGGTGTCGCGGGTGCTGCCCGGCATGCAGGCGGCCTTCATCGACATCGGCCTGGACCGTGCCGCCTTCCTGCATGCCTCGGACATCGCTCAAGCGGGCGAGGCGGAGACGCACAGCGACAACATCACCCACTTGCTGCGCGAGGGCCAGGAGGTGCTGGTGCAGGTGATCAAGGACCCGCTCGGCACCAAGGGCGCGCGTCTGACCACCCATATCACCGTTCCGTCACGCTTTCTGGTGTTTACCCCGGAGGTGTTTCATGCCGGCGTCTCGCTCAAGATCGAGGACGAGCTGGAACGCCGACGCCTCAAGGATGTGATGTCGGTGTTGATGCACGGCGCCGCCGGTGGCTACATCGCCCGCACCGCCGCCGAGGGGGTGCCCATCGCGGCCCTGCGCGCCGATACCGAGTTTCTCAACAAGCTGTGGGAGTCCATCAGCGAGCGCAGCGCCGCCGCCCGGGCGGGCGAGATCGTCCACGAAGACCTGCCGCTGGTGATGCGTATCCTGCGCGACGTGGTGGACGGCGAGGTGGAAAAACTGCGCATCGATTCGCGCCGTGCCACGCGTCGGGTGAGCCAGTTCGCCGAGCAGTTCATGCCCGAGCTGGCGGCGCGGGTGGAGCACTATCCGGGCGAGCGCCCCATCTTCGACCTCTACGGCGTGGAGGACGAGATCCAGAAGGCGCTGGAGCGCAAGGTGCATCTCAAATCCGGCGGCTATCTGATTATCGATCAGACCGAGGCCATGACCACCATCGACGTCAACACCGGCGCCTTTGTCGGCCACCGCAATCTGGAAGAGACCATCTTCAAGACCAACCTGGAGGCCACCCAGACCATCGCCCGCCAGCTGCGGCTGCGCAACCTGGGCGGCATCATTATCATCGACTTCATCGATATGATCGAGGAGGAACACAAACGCCAGGTGCTGCGTTCGTTACAGAAGAACCTGGAGCGCGATCGCGCCAAGAGCCATATCACCGAGGTCTCGACCCTGGGCCTGGTGGAGATGACGCGCAAACGCACCCGCGAGAGCCTGGAGCACGTGCTGTGCGAACCCTGCCCGGTATGCAGCGGTCGCGGCACCCAGAAGACGCCGGAGACGGTGTGCTTCGAGATCTTCCGCGAGATCCTGCGCGAGGCGCGCCAGTTCGACGCCCAGCAGTACCTGGTGCTGGCCTCGCAGGAGGTGGTGGATATCCTGCTCGACGAGGAGTCCACCAGCATCGCCGAGCTGGAAGAGTTCATCGGCAAGCCCATCAAACTGCAGGTGGAGTCGCTCTACAGCCAGGAGCACTTCGACGTGGTCATGATGTGAGCCGCGGCGCGGTCCCGGGCTGCGTCATCTTCTATGCTTAGTATCTGTGAACGTCAGCGTTAAAATCATTCGCTTCATTTCCCGGCACACCTGGTGGTGGACGGCCGGCTTCATCATCCTGCTGGCCGTGCTGCTCACCGCCGCGCGTCTGCTGTTGCCGCAATTGGGCGGCTACAAGGCCGAGCTGGAGCAGCAGATCAGCCAGGTCTTGGGCCAACCGGTGCAGGTGCGCGATTTCGAGGTGGGCTGGCACGGCGACGGTCCGCGCCTGTATCTGCACCAGGTGCGGCTGCTGGACCAGGCGGGCACGCAGACCCTGTTCGGTTTTGACGAGGCCTATATCGATGTCTCCCTGCCCCTGACCCTGTATCGCGGCCAGATTGCCCTGCATGACCTGACCCTGAGCGGCATCGAGCTGAGCCTGGTGCGCCAGGCCGACGGCGAAATCACCCTGGGCGAAATGAGTTTTCCCAGCGCCGGCCAGCACAACGGCGATGGCGCTGCGGTATTCCGCTGGCTGTTCCGGCAGAACAGTCTGGCGATCGAAAACAGCCTCCTGCACTGGCGCGACCATCGCCAGGGTGACTACCAGGTCACCATGCGCGATGTGAATCTGCTGCTGCGCAACAGCGGCGAAAAACATAGTCTCAGCGGTCGGCTGGCCCTGCCGTCCACCCTGGGCGGCCAGGTGCGGGTGATGGCCGAAGCGCGCGGCGGCGTGGATGATTTCAGCGACTGGACGGTGGACATGTATGCCGAGGGCGCCGGCCTGGAATTGGTGCAGTGGCTGGTGGACCGGCCCGGCCTGGGCATGCGCATGGTCAGCGGCCAGGCCGAATTGGAAGTGTGGGCCGGCTGGCGCGACAACCGGCTCGACACGCTCAAGGGCTATGTGTTCCTGCGCGACGCCTATCTGGCGCCGGATCAGCCGGTGCCCGAGATGCCGCAAGATGTGCAGCGGGTGTCCTCCCTGTTCGGCGAATTCGCGTGGCAGAACCGGGATCACGGCTGGACCCTGGACGTGGACCGCTTGCGCCTGGAAATGGACGGCGTCGCCTGGACGCCGGCCCGCGTGCACGTGGCGCAGACCCCCACCGAGCGCGGCAGCCGGCTGGAGCTGGCCACCACGTTCGCACGCGTGGACGACCTCTCCACCCTGCTGGCGCTCAGTTCCATGCCCAGTCAGGCGCAACGCCAGATCCTGCTCACCACCAAGCCGCGCGGCGAACTGCGCAACACCTACCTCAGTCTGCAACTGGTGGACGGCAAGATCCAAGACTATTTCGCCCGCGGCGAACTGCAGGATTTCGCCCTGCTGCCGTGGCAAGAATTTCCCGGTTTCGACGGCCTGGACGCCACGCTCAACATGAATCAATCGGGCGGCGTGGCCGACATCGGCACCCGCGGCGCCTATCTCGATGTGCGCCAGTGGTTCCGCGACTTTTTCGCCGTCGACGACATGCGCGGCCGCCTGGCCTGGCAGCGTCGGCCGGACGGGCTGTCGGTCGAGCTGCGGCACTTGGATATCGCCAACCAGGACGCCGCCGTGCGCCTCGACGGCAAGCTGTTTCTGCCCGCCGACGACGCCTCGCCGGTGGTGAAACTGCTGGCCGACTTCAAGCGCGGCAACGGCGCGGCGGCCAGCCGTTACCTGCCCGCCAAGATCATGCCCGAGCAGAGCGTGGCCTGGCTCGACCGCGCCATCGTCGCCGGCAAAGTCACCTCGGGCGGCATGCTGTTGCAGGGGCCGATTGAGCGCTTCCCGTTCACGGACGGTTCGGGGCGCTTTGAGATCCTGTTCAATGTCTCCGACGGCATCCTCGACTACCAGGCGGGTTGGCCGCGAGTCGAGGAGATTGAAACCCAGGTGGCCTTCGTCGGCAAGCGCATGTCCATCGAG of Candidatus Tenderia electrophaga contains these proteins:
- a CDS encoding ribonuclease G (involved in the processing of the 5'end of 16S rRNA) — protein: MSIEILMNVTPHETRVAVVENGVLQEVIIERERRRGLVGNIYKGKVSRVLPGMQAAFIDIGLDRAAFLHASDIAQAGEAETHSDNITHLLREGQEVLVQVIKDPLGTKGARLTTHITVPSRFLVFTPEVFHAGVSLKIEDELERRRLKDVMSVLMHGAAGGYIARTAAEGVPIAALRADTEFLNKLWESISERSAAARAGEIVHEDLPLVMRILRDVVDGEVEKLRIDSRRATRRVSQFAEQFMPELAARVEHYPGERPIFDLYGVEDEIQKALERKVHLKSGGYLIIDQTEAMTTIDVNTGAFVGHRNLEETIFKTNLEATQTIARQLRLRNLGGIIIIDFIDMIEEEHKRQVLRSLQKNLERDRAKSHITEVSTLGLVEMTRKRTRESLEHVLCEPCPVCSGRGTQKTPETVCFEIFREILREARQFDAQQYLVLASQEVVDILLDEESTSIAELEEFIGKPIKLQVESLYSQEHFDVVMM